A region of Litorilinea aerophila DNA encodes the following proteins:
- a CDS encoding ABC transporter ATP-binding protein: protein MSQDILQVIDLRVYYHTARGPVKAVDGVSFNLQAGSRLGLVGESGSGKSTMALALMRLIKPPGRIEGGQILLNGVDLARLSEEEMRHIRLSEISMIPQGAMNSLNPVVRIRQQIIDGMLAHGVQMTRREMDARVAQVLEWVDLEPDVANMYPHELSGGMKQRVCIAIAISLRPKVIIADEPTSALDVVIQRQVMETLTRVQEELGAAVILIGHDIGLMVQSVERLAVMYGGKIAEMGTIRELFQTPRHPYTRLLIQSLPRLGKKGQLQGIPGLAPSLLNAPTGCLFHPRCPEAMEICRQQTPALSREPSGRVVACHLYDASGMPVPAASQEGGNP, encoded by the coding sequence ATGAGCCAGGATATCCTCCAGGTCATTGACCTGCGCGTCTACTACCACACGGCCCGGGGGCCGGTCAAAGCGGTGGACGGGGTCAGCTTCAACCTCCAGGCCGGCTCCCGCCTGGGCCTGGTGGGCGAATCCGGCTCGGGCAAGTCTACCATGGCCCTGGCCCTGATGCGGCTGATCAAGCCCCCCGGCCGCATCGAGGGGGGCCAGATCCTGCTGAATGGAGTGGACCTGGCCCGGCTGTCCGAAGAGGAGATGCGCCACATTCGCCTCAGCGAGATCAGCATGATTCCCCAGGGCGCCATGAACTCCCTCAACCCGGTGGTCCGCATCCGCCAGCAGATCATCGACGGCATGTTGGCCCACGGGGTTCAGATGACCCGCCGGGAGATGGATGCCCGGGTGGCCCAGGTGTTGGAGTGGGTGGATTTGGAACCCGACGTGGCCAACATGTACCCCCATGAGCTGAGTGGCGGCATGAAGCAGCGGGTCTGCATTGCCATTGCCATCTCCCTGCGGCCCAAGGTGATCATCGCCGACGAGCCCACCAGCGCGCTGGACGTGGTGATCCAGCGCCAGGTGATGGAGACCCTGACCCGGGTGCAGGAGGAGCTGGGCGCCGCGGTGATCCTCATCGGCCACGACATCGGCCTGATGGTCCAATCGGTGGAACGCCTGGCCGTGATGTACGGTGGCAAAATCGCGGAGATGGGCACCATCCGGGAGCTTTTCCAGACGCCCCGCCACCCATATACCCGCCTCCTGATCCAGAGTTTGCCCCGGCTGGGCAAAAAGGGGCAACTCCAGGGCATCCCTGGCCTGGCTCCCTCCCTCCTCAACGCGCCGACGGGCTGCCTCTTTCATCCCCGTTGCCCAGAGGCCATGGAGATTTGCCGGCAGCAGACGCCGGCCCTCAGCCGGGAGCCCTCGGGGCGGGTGGTGGCCTGTCACCTCTACGACGCCAGCGGGATGCCGGTGCCTGCGGCCAGCCAGGAAGGGGGGAACCCATGA